From Triticum aestivum cultivar Chinese Spring chromosome 7B, IWGSC CS RefSeq v2.1, whole genome shotgun sequence:
TGCTCATTCTGCAAGTTCCATACTCCATCTTTTGTGTTGCTGAATGCCTCCTGAGTCATACGTATCTTCGGCAGTATACGGACCTCAAACCCAGACATGCTAAAGAGCAGGTTTGGGTTATCCTTGCTGTATACAGAGACAAAGCCATTCTCCCATTCTAATGTAGTAATGCTCCTTGGCAGGCGATTCTTCATATCCCAAAATACACTTCTTCCCAGATTAACATCATGCTTCATGAGCCTCATTCTTGCATCTCTAGGCCAACATTTCTTGTTGTTGTAACCGACCATGTTCTCATTATTAGGATCAGGATGCTCTGTCAAGTAACGCTGAATCAAATCCCTTGCCTCTTCATGAGTGAACCTGAACATTATATGCACCTTATCGATATATCGAGAATACAGCCTGATGGGATGCCTTGTCTCAACTTTAGTGTCAGTATATGTAAGGAACTCATTTGGCATCTGAGGCGGCCCTGCAATCTCACTGGCTCGTGTTAAACCAAGAAGTAGGAGATCCAGCACCAGCCCATAGTACTGCACAATAAAAGATGCAAACTGAAGACCTCGAATAAGTCCATAAGAATTTGTGTGACTCATATCCTTGTAAGACAGCACAACATTATTCTTTGCAGTGACATAATCAGCAATGTTGTGGTCCAAGACCAACCGTAGAAGCCTGTTCAACAGAGTCAgatcaattttttcaaagaacttCTCAAATTTTGTCTGCAGCATCACAACACACTGCCCATCACTAGTGTCCCATATGTCCTGCAAATTATTTATACCTTGGCACCACTTATAAACAAGTAGAGGAGGTGGTTCTGAATCAGCAGGCTTTACCCAATTTGGGAAGAGGTGGCGTTTGTCCCCTTCATACCACAAGTATTGGTCAAGGTATGCATCAGTAATTTTCTCAAGAGGCTCAATTTCATATACCGGGATCAGGTAGCTGTACAGATCCATAAACTCAATACCAACTTCTTTAAAAGCACGCTGAGTAAGAAGATGTCGTTTTATCCTTGACAAAGCTTCATGTGGATTATCATATGCTTGCTCTATTAAACCCAGTTCCTCTCGCTGCAGTTGATTTAATCTTACTGCCACACTGTATGACTCTTTTAGCCTTTCCAGTGCCAATATAAGAAGTTTGGTATCATGCTTGTATGAGAGTGGGGGAAAAGGAATTGGTGAGAACTTCCTTGACTCCAGCCAATGGACCGTGGTTGTATAAATAGCAACTGCTTCTTCAGGCGTCACATATGGCCCATCTTTCAAGTAGTTGTGTTGCCTCTCTTGTTCTGCCTTCAGCCACAAACGAGTCAACCTTCCAAGATTTTTGCGGCAGACAGTCTTGTCAACGGTAGCACCACGCCGGATACGCTCACGGTTGTAGTGAGCGACATTTGTCCACCAATCAGCCTTGGACTTCACATAACGGAGTATCATGTTCTCAATAGGAACTGGCAGGCCAGGGACCTTCCAGGGGATATTTGCCTTCCAGCAGCGCCATGCCTCACTAAGATGCTGCAGTATAGTCCGGGCCTTGTTTTGCTTGATGCCCTCTGGCATAGCATCAAGGACATCATGCATAACTGCAGCTCGAAGTTCCAAATCAAAGTGAGACTCGACACGTTGCTTGGTTACTGTTTTAGCAACTCCTTTTGAATGGCGACCTTCAAACTGCCTGGCCAACAAATTACCTAGCCACCTTTCAAGCAAGGGCACAATACCACGAAGGAAGAATAGCCACACTCTCCACATTGGAGCCCAAAAACCACAGCCAGGTCCTTTTCCAACAGGACCAGTGTTGAAACGGTAGTATATCAAGTGCTTCAGATCTTTGCACATCCTAATTTGCCGCATCAGGCGATACTTGTATCTGTACATACCGGTCAACTGACCAACATGAGAGAATATGTATTGCAGACCATCAGCCAACTGAAAGGCATCAACATTTCCCAAGCGAAATTGGATGTTTGCATCAACAACCAGCTTCGTAAGTCGCAGAATCTCACGACACAAGTGGAAAGCATTTCCAAAACGAGATTTCTTTCTCTCTTTTGTTGTGAGTGTCTTCACAGGCTTCAAATTGAAATTGTAGTCCAAGTGAAGATAGTTCAGATTCTTCCTGTGAATCAACAAGTTAAGCATGTTGTAGCCCTGCTTGCAAACTTGCAACCCAGCTTCTGCCCAATCAAGCTCTGTACTTTGGAAGAACTTCGTTGCTTGCAGTGAACGGAACAGATGTTTCTTCTTCTGTGCTTTTGGAGGCCTGTGATGTAGCTCATTGAGCACATAGCACTTCAGCAGCTTCTGGTAGCTCACCCGGACCTTAACTGGATACGCTGGTGGACTGCAAAACAGACAACATGAGACAAAACTATACCAACGAAGAAAATATGGAAAGAGATTGTTATTTGTTAACTCGTGTAGTACTTACCAGTGCTCTTTGAACCACTCAGATACAAGAGGGATATCCTCAGCACGGCGTGTTCTACCAGATCTCATGTTAAAAGGCCTTGGAGCAAAAAGCAATGAAATGCCGGCAGCTGTTGTGTCAGTGTAAAGTGGAAATCGGTTCAAAAGAGGCTCCACACCCTCAGGGAGACTAAAGTCATCTTCGTCGTCACCTTCACTTGCTTTCTTCTCCCGACGATCAACCTTGCTGGTTGAAGTGATCGGATTTATCAGAGGATCATAATAAAATGCAGGCAGATCTGGATCCTCCGTCTTGATATACATTATCATAGGAGTATGATATATGCAAAGTCTCACTTTCCTTGGCCTGTTATTGTACAGGTGCGGGAACGCAATTCTGTACTCGGTCCGAAGTGGTTGACGGATGATGAGTTTATTGATGTCATTAAATTCATTCCAGTCCTCATCCCCCTTCTCCATATCACGGTACAATGGCTCAAACTTTGGACCTCCTGAAATTGAAAATTTTAACATCAGTGATAAGAAAACATATGATGTACACCAAATATACCAATGTGTTGCCTCTTTTGATAAAGCATAAGAAAATACATTTAGGAAAATACAAGCACTGGTCGCTTATGTTTTCATTATGTTTTCATAATAATTTTCATAAAACATTGGCAGTATTCAGATACCAGGTGGGAAATTGTTTTATTTAATCATCAAATCAAAAGCTATAAGCATTAGGCTAATCAATGTTTTGTGGTAATATTTTTTAACTTGCGACATCAAACTTGCTTACAAAACAAAAGGTAAATCTTGTTACCTGGGATGCACATGTTAAGTGCTTTGGCAGTAAAGAAAGACTCCATGTCAAACAAATAGAAATAATTCCGATCAGTCAAGTCTGACAAAAGTTGACCAGCAAGGCGATAAAGTGTTGCCATTATGGGAAGAGACAGATTCCACTTCCTATAGCTGGGACCATTTATAAAATTGGTCTTCACGAGGGGATTGTGATCATAAAACCAGTTATACACAGCTCCATCTTCCTCTGGATCCAACTCCAGTTGTATAGCCTCCAGTGGTTCAACGTCCAACAAATTATCAGCGTAATCCAGTGGAGGTTCCTCGTCATCAAATGGAGGAAAGCGCATTCTCTTGAAATGCCGCCTATCTCTCTTCTCCCTTCGCATCATGATCCACATAGAGCCCCACTGCAGAAAAACACATGACAAAGAGATATATTGTAAGCATATCTAGACACACATGACATGGCATAAGAGATAAATGGGACAAAAAAGAATAATGTGGCAATAATGGAAGAAGAATCAAGTCTAGATCATTACCTGCGCCAAGTAAATGGGCTCAACTACCCATGGGATCTCGTTTACGAAGGTTATGGCGCCAGTGATATGGTACAAGATCTTAACATCGCGAACCTGAAAACAGGAGTTATTTTAGTCTATGGACATGGAACAGCTAACCTCAGCAACCATAAGATTATCAGTGTTCATATCAAAAAGTCGCAACTAAAGGGCTTACTTGTTCCCAGGGCATCGGCATATTCTCCAGTAGTTTGTAAACAGCATGAGGCACAAATTTGAGTGCTCCAAGATAAACACGTTTGTCATGCCTGTACTTCTTCGAAGACATGTCCCCATGGTCCCTGTTCAAAAAGACAGATGCATAAATTTACTGAAACATATAGGCAGATCCCCAATCTAGACCACATGAAGGTTTACCAATGCTGAGCTACAGCAACTAGCACATCAACAGTTCAACATATCTAGAATCCTGACTCCTGCAACCGACAGTTGAGCCACTAGCAAATTAACATGTTCACCATAACTATGAGGATAGAATACAAAATAATATCGTGAATCATAATTTCAAATCCAGAGCAAGAGGCAGCAAACGCATGCCTGATTCCAGTGACAAATCGTAAGCAGGAAACACAACGAGCACATGATGCAGCGCAGAAAATAACATGGGTAAATCAAAACCTAAACCCTATCGAATCGCAGTTACAACCATAAACCTACACCAAACATCAAACACCATGCTCGCACAACCACTGACTTAGTCGAGACGCGTATCACATCCACGCCACTAGTTCAACGCGACACACAGCTACGGAACGACCTAAGACCACAAGCAACTAAGCATCACAGGCCGCCATGAGCGCCAAAGGCCCCGAAACCTAGCCGCGGGCGGTAGAGGAAAGCCCGAAGGCGCGGATCTGGAGGTTCCATACCTGATGATTTTGCGGACGTGCTCGGGGGGCATGTCCTCCTTCTGCGCCTCGACGAAGCCGAACTTGCGCTTGTCGCCGTAGCGCTTGGAGTTGAGCTGGTGCCACTTGCGGGCTTTTTCGACGAGCTGCGCCTCGAGCTCCGCCGGGGTGAGCGGCTGGCCGGCCTGCgggggcgcggcggccggcgggggagggggcgggggcagGCCCGCGCCGGCCGTGcccgggggagggggcgcggccgccatgggcggcagcggcggcagcggcggcggcggcccgccgTTCCAcatcgggcggcggtggcggcctccGCTGCTGCTGCGAGGGTTTTGAGTCTCGAACGAGACGGGTTGGGGTTCGACTTCCAGAGGTGTCGGGATTAGAGTGAATGAAAGGGgaaaaggaaggggagagggggaaaccgAAGGCGCTGGCGATGCGTCGGATATTTTTATAGGTGGGCTTGGCTGCGGGCTATGGCGGTGTGGCGGGGAGATTCGAGCCGACTTTGGTGCCATTGGGCCGGGCTTTGGTTCTCAAGTCGGCTGTGTGATGGGCTACACTGCGTCTCTTATTCACACTTTTTTCTTCCTCTCATTCCcctgaaataaataaaaaatcttcttttctcaaaaaaagaaacttctTCTCACGTCGGCTATCCTGAAAAAAAAGGGTCGGCTGTGTGATGGGGGGTCTCTTATCCACTCAGAAAAATATGTTTCGGACCTTTATAAGGTTTTTTCAGTATCACAGAAATATTTTATACGGGAGCAATTCGTTTAGTAGGATACGATGTATTTCATTGGCTTCAAAATATAAGGTGTGGTATTAACTTTTCTTAAGGACAAACTTGTCTTGCTTTGACCATGTCtatagacaaaaatatcaatgTCTACAATACAAAATCATTATCATTATATTTttcatgaaatatattttcatattttatttatttgatATTGTAATGTTGATATACTTCTTTTTGAACACTTAAATGTTGATATACTCGTACTTATTTGACTATTCAAAAAACTAATGCTTTTTGAAAAGGAGGGAGTATTTAAAAGTCTAGTTTCCTATTTACAGATTGGCCATCTCGTGCATTGATTTTTTGTTCAACGAAAATTGATAGTTACATATTTTCAAAATTTAAGGATGGTTATAGTTTTGCAATGTTTGGAAAGATAGTTGCACACTTTCTAAACATAGGGTTCCACGCAATTTTGCTGTTCAACCAAAAGCCCCACGGTGTGTAGCTTTTCTTTTTTCCTAAAAGGCCTCAGGCCACATATTAAGTTTCATAAGTCCTTACAAACACATCCTTGCAGAAAAAATAGAAATACATTCAAAATCTCAAGGGGGCTGAAGTCTTCTTCCTCTGACATCCCTCGGTAGCGCGTCATGAGAATAGCTCAATGTCGCCACCGACTAATATTTTTGGTTGAAATGGAAAAATGCATTCCTTTTATTGATGTTCATTAAAGACTAGAGTATATAATTAAGGACTTGAGAAAGCTATACATGCatgcttttttttctttcttttttttgcgaagctatacgtgcatgcttcatcAAATAGATTTCTTTTATTGATGCTCGATGAAGTACTAGCACCATACTTATGGCCAGACCTTTTGAGCTCCGACTTGTGCATAAGCTACAGCGGAAATAAGTCTTTGAGAAGCCGCGGTAGAAATAAGCCCTCCATAATAA
This genomic window contains:
- the LOC123157464 gene encoding pre-mRNA-processing-splicing factor 8A — translated: MWNGGPPPPLPPLPPMAAAPPPPGTAGAGLPPPPPPPAAAPPQAGQPLTPAELEAQLVEKARKWHQLNSKRYGDKRKFGFVEAQKEDMPPEHVRKIIRDHGDMSSKKYRHDKRVYLGALKFVPHAVYKLLENMPMPWEQVRDVKILYHITGAITFVNEIPWVVEPIYLAQWGSMWIMMRREKRDRRHFKRMRFPPFDDEEPPLDYADNLLDVEPLEAIQLELDPEEDGAVYNWFYDHNPLVKTNFINGPSYRKWNLSLPIMATLYRLAGQLLSDLTDRNYFYLFDMESFFTAKALNMCIPGGPKFEPLYRDMEKGDEDWNEFNDINKLIIRQPLRTEYRIAFPHLYNNRPRKVRLCIYHTPMIMYIKTEDPDLPAFYYDPLINPITSTSKVDRREKKASEGDDEDDFSLPEGVEPLLNRFPLYTDTTAAGISLLFAPRPFNMRSGRTRRAEDIPLVSEWFKEHCPPAYPVKVRVSYQKLLKCYVLNELHHRPPKAQKKKHLFRSLQATKFFQSTELDWAEAGLQVCKQGYNMLNLLIHRKNLNYLHLDYNFNLKPVKTLTTKERKKSRFGNAFHLCREILRLTKLVVDANIQFRLGNVDAFQLADGLQYIFSHVGQLTGMYRYKYRLMRQIRMCKDLKHLIYYRFNTGPVGKGPGCGFWAPMWRVWLFFLRGIVPLLERWLGNLLARQFEGRHSKGVAKTVTKQRVESHFDLELRAAVMHDVLDAMPEGIKQNKARTILQHLSEAWRCWKANIPWKVPGLPVPIENMILRYVKSKADWWTNVAHYNRERIRRGATVDKTVCRKNLGRLTRLWLKAEQERQHNYLKDGPYVTPEEAVAIYTTTVHWLESRKFSPIPFPPLSYKHDTKLLILALERLKESYSVAVRLNQLQREELGLIEQAYDNPHEALSRIKRHLLTQRAFKEVGIEFMDLYSYLIPVYEIEPLEKITDAYLDQYLWYEGDKRHLFPNWVKPADSEPPPLLVYKWCQGINNLQDIWDTSDGQCVVMLQTKFEKFFEKIDLTLLNRLLRLVLDHNIADYVTAKNNVVLSYKDMSHTNSYGLIRGLQFASFIVQYYGLVLDLLLLGLTRASEIAGPPQMPNEFLTYTDTKVETRHPIRLYSRYIDKVHIMFRFTHEEARDLIQRYLTEHPDPNNENMVGYNNKKCWPRDARMRLMKHDVNLGRSVFWDMKNRLPRSITTLEWENGFVSVYSKDNPNLLFSMSGFEVRILPKIRMTQEAFSNTKDGVWNLQNEQTKERTAIAFLRVDDEHMKVFENRVRQILMSSGSTTFTKIVNKWNTALIGLMTYFREATVHTQELLDLLVKCENKIQTRIKIGLNSKMPSRFPPVIFYTPKEIGGLGMLSMGHILIPQSDLRYSKQTDVGVTHFRSGMSHEEDQLIPNLYRYIQPWESEFIDSQRVWAEYALKRQEAQSQNRRLTLEDLEDSWDRGIPRINTLFQKDRHTLAYDKGWRVRTDFKQYQVLKQNPFWWTHQRHDGKLWNLNNYRTDVIQALGGVEGILEHTLFKGTYFPTWEGLFWEKASGFEESMKYKKLTNAQRSGLNQIPNRRFTLWWSPTINRANVYVGFQVQLDLTGIFMHGKIPTLKISLIQIFRAHLWQKVHESVVMDLCQVLDQELDALEIETVQKETIHPRKSYKMNSSCADVLLFAAHRWQMSKPSLVSESKDVFDQKASNKYWIDVQLRWGDYDSHDIERYTRAKFMDYTTDNMSIYPSPTGVMIGLDLAYNLHSAFGNWFPGSKPLLQQAMNKIMKSNPALYVLRERIRKGLQLYSSEPTEPYLSSQNYGEIFSNQIIWFVDDTNVYRVTIHKTFEGNLTTKPINGAIFIFNPRTGQLFLKVIHTSVWAGQKRLGQLAKWKTAEEVAALVRSLPVEEQPKQIIVTRKGMLDPLEVHLLDFPNIVIKGSELQLPFQACLKIEKFGDLILKATEPQMVLYNIYDDWLKSISSYTAFSRLVLILRALHVNNEKAKMLLKPDKTIVTEPHHIWPSLTDEQWLKVECALRDLILSDYAKKNNVNTSALTQSEIRDIILGAEIAPPSQQRQQIAEIEKQSRETNQVTAQTTRTVNVHGDELIVTTTSPYEQAAFASKTDWRVRAISATNLYLRVNHIYVNSDDIKETGYTYIMPKNILKKFICIADLRTQVAGFLYGLSPQDNPQVKEIRCISIPPQHGTHQMVTLPSNLPEHEFLADLEPLGWMHTQPNEAPQLSPQDLTSHAKILENNKQWDGEKCIILTCSFTPGSCSLTAYKLTPSGYEWARGNKDNGSNPQGYLPTHYEKVQMLLSDRFLGFYMVPDNAPWNYNFMGVKHDPLMKYSMKLGTPRDFYHEDHRPTHFLEFSNIEEGEVAEGDREDTFS